The following proteins are co-located in the Staphylococcus capitis subsp. capitis genome:
- the tnpB gene encoding IS200/IS605 family element RNA-guided endonuclease TnpB, translating to MERLKAYKFRIYPTTTQEVFFAKSFGCVRKVYNLMLDERIKAYQQYKSDTSKQNKLPTPAKYKKDYPFLKEVDSLALANAQQHLDKAYQNFFRDKSVGFPKFKSKKHPIQSYTTNNQKGSISLIGNQYIKLPKLKSVVKIKLHRKIKGDIRSATISKHASGKYYVALLCKEDIQPMSKTNQSIGIDLGISDFAICSDGQKYDNHQFTHSMSQKLAREQRKLSRRLLLAKQRNVNLLDAKNYQKQKQKVARLHEKVKNQRTDFLNKLSTSIIKNHDVICIEDLNTKGMMRNRKLAKSISDVSWSHFIRKLEYKAEWYGRKVIKIDRWYPSSQICSECGHQDGKKPLNVRQWTCPNCHVHHDRDINASQNILAEGMRLQSQN from the coding sequence ATGGAAAGGCTCAAAGCGTATAAATTCAGAATATATCCAACGACGACGCAAGAAGTGTTTTTCGCCAAATCATTTGGTTGTGTTCGTAAAGTTTATAATTTGATGTTAGATGAACGCATCAAGGCGTATCAACAGTACAAATCAGACACGTCAAAACAAAATAAGTTACCGACACCTGCCAAGTACAAAAAAGACTATCCATTCTTAAAAGAGGTAGACAGTCTAGCTTTAGCTAATGCCCAGCAACATTTAGATAAGGCCTATCAAAACTTTTTCCGTGATAAATCCGTAGGATTTCCTAAATTCAAAAGTAAAAAACACCCGATTCAAAGTTATACAACGAATAATCAAAAAGGTTCTATCTCGTTGATTGGCAATCAATATATTAAACTACCTAAATTAAAGTCAGTCGTTAAGATTAAACTTCACAGAAAAATCAAAGGCGATATTAGGTCTGCCACGATTTCAAAACATGCGAGTGGTAAATATTATGTTGCCCTATTGTGTAAAGAAGATATTCAACCTATGTCAAAAACCAATCAGTCCATCGGTATTGATTTGGGTATTAGTGATTTTGCGATATGTTCAGACGGTCAAAAATATGATAATCATCAATTTACACATAGCATGTCACAAAAATTAGCGAGAGAACAACGTAAATTATCAAGACGTTTATTGTTAGCTAAACAACGAAATGTGAATTTATTAGACGCTAAAAATTATCAAAAACAAAAACAAAAAGTAGCTCGATTACATGAAAAGGTTAAAAATCAACGCACAGACTTTTTAAATAAGTTAAGTACAAGTATCATCAAAAATCACGATGTTATTTGTATTGAGGACTTAAATACAAAAGGAATGATGCGTAATCGTAAACTGGCTAAAAGCATTTCAGATGTATCATGGTCGCATTTTATTAGAAAGTTAGAATATAAAGCAGAATGGTATGGACGAAAAGTTATCAAAATAGACAGATGGTATCCATCAAGTCAAATCTGTTCTGAATGTGGTCACCAAGACGGCAAGAAACCACTCAATGTCCGTCAATGGACGTGTCCGAATTGTCATGTACATCATGACCGTGATATCAACGCAAGTCAGAATATATTGGCCGAAGGTATGAGATTACAAAGTCAAAACTAG
- a CDS encoding CsbD family protein: MAEDKFEQAKGNIKETVGNATNNEDLEQDGKKDKASGKAKEVVDNAKDKASEVIDKFKK; encoded by the coding sequence ATGGCTGAAGATAAGTTTGAACAAGCTAAAGGTAATATTAAAGAAACAGTTGGTAATGCAACGAATAATGAAGATTTAGAACAAGATGGTAAAAAAGATAAAGCGTCTGGCAAAGCAAAAGAGGTTGTTGATAACGCTAAAGATAAAGCATCCGAAGTTATTGATAAGTTCAAAAAGTAG
- a CDS encoding YolD-like family protein has protein sequence MIPKQYKDETDYRKIPREYLDSNVPKGRGFVKWLAFKTIPEQYQQIEQYMEDQNKAERPSLLDDQLNVLNEKVYWKMHSGEKAIITYWKQGYFYAHQAYIKNVDILKQSMIISNEGGNETMEIPMKDIQNIE, from the coding sequence ATGATTCCTAAACAATATAAGGATGAAACGGATTATCGTAAGATTCCTAGAGAGTATTTAGATTCTAATGTTCCTAAAGGCAGAGGGTTTGTTAAATGGCTAGCTTTTAAGACAATTCCTGAGCAATATCAACAAATAGAACAATATATGGAAGATCAAAATAAAGCAGAACGTCCTTCGCTTTTAGATGATCAACTCAATGTTTTAAATGAAAAAGTATATTGGAAAATGCATAGTGGAGAAAAAGCTATTATTACGTATTGGAAGCAAGGATATTTTTACGCTCACCAAGCCTACATTAAAAATGTAGATATACTTAAGCAATCGATGATTATAAGTAACGAAGGTGGCAATGAAACAATGGAAATACCGATGAAGGACATCCAAAATATTGAATAA
- a CDS encoding type I toxin-antitoxin system Fst family toxin, with protein sequence MTDILVHIMTTAASGCIVALFSYWLRKRDNNK encoded by the coding sequence ATGACAGATATTCTTGTTCACATCATGACCACAGCAGCAAGTGGTTGTATCGTTGCGTTATTTTCGTATTGGCTTCGAAAACGCGACAATAATAAGTAA
- a CDS encoding IS6-like element IS257 family transposase produces MNYFRYKQFNKDVITVAVGYYLRYALSYRDISEILRERGVNVHHSTVYRWVQEYAPILYQIWKKKHKKAYYKWRIDETYIKIKGKWSYLYRAIDAEGHTLDIWLRKQRDNHSAYAFIKRLIKQFGKPQKVITDQAPSTKVAMAKVIKAFKLKPDCHCTSKYLNNLIEQDHRHIKVRKTRYQSINTAKNTLKGIECIYALYKKNRRSLQIYGFSPCHEISIMLAS; encoded by the coding sequence ATGAACTATTTCAGATATAAACAATTTAACAAGGATGTTATCACTGTAGCCGTTGGCTACTATCTAAGATATGCATTGAGTTATCGTGATATATCTGAAATATTAAGGGAACGTGGTGTAAACGTTCATCATTCAACGGTCTACCGTTGGGTTCAAGAATATGCCCCAATTTTGTATCAAATTTGGAAGAAAAAGCATAAAAAAGCTTATTACAAATGGCGTATTGATGAGACGTACATCAAAATAAAAGGAAAATGGAGCTATTTATATCGTGCCATTGATGCAGAGGGACATACATTAGATATTTGGTTGCGTAAGCAACGAGATAATCATTCAGCATATGCGTTTATCAAACGTCTCATTAAACAATTTGGTAAACCTCAAAAGGTAATTACAGATCAGGCACCTTCAACGAAGGTAGCAATGGCTAAAGTAATTAAAGCTTTTAAACTTAAACCTGACTGTCATTGTACATCGAAATATCTGAATAACCTCATTGAGCAAGATCACCGTCATATTAAAGTAAGAAAGACAAGATATCAAAGTATCAATACGGCAAAGAATACTTTAAAAGGTATTGAATGTATTTACGCTCTATATAAAAAGAACCGCAGGTCTCTTCAGATCTACGGATTTTCCCCATGCCACGAAATTAGCATCATGCTAGCAAGTTAA
- a CDS encoding ABC transporter ATP-binding protein, giving the protein MIEVKNVSKSFGKQQVVDDISISFNAGEVVGLIGPSGTGKTTLIQCILGMEKIDGGQVTIQEHTMPNRKILSNIGYMAQNDALYNDLTGRENLTFFARIYMRDKEDIKKRVNLCSSMVQLDNDLDKKVEMYSGGMKRRLSLAISFLQNPNILILDEPTVGIDPKLRQTIWKDLTKAKAEDKCIIVTTHVLDEATRCDKLVLMNQGKILATGTPDEVKKQYHTDTIEGVFLNMEG; this is encoded by the coding sequence ATGATAGAGGTAAAAAATGTAAGTAAATCCTTTGGTAAACAACAAGTGGTAGATGATATATCTATATCATTTAATGCTGGTGAGGTTGTGGGTCTAATCGGTCCTTCAGGTACTGGAAAAACGACATTAATACAGTGCATTTTAGGCATGGAGAAAATTGATGGTGGGCAAGTCACTATTCAAGAACATACAATGCCGAATAGAAAGATATTATCAAATATTGGTTATATGGCTCAAAATGATGCTTTATATAATGATTTAACTGGACGTGAAAATTTAACGTTTTTCGCAAGAATTTATATGCGTGATAAAGAAGATATTAAAAAACGTGTGAACCTATGCAGTTCCATGGTTCAATTAGACAATGATTTAGATAAGAAAGTTGAAATGTATTCTGGTGGAATGAAACGACGCTTATCTTTAGCTATTAGCTTTTTACAAAATCCTAATATCCTTATATTAGACGAACCTACAGTTGGCATTGATCCTAAATTGCGTCAGACGATTTGGAAGGATTTAACTAAAGCAAAGGCTGAAGATAAATGCATTATAGTGACAACGCATGTATTAGATGAAGCTACACGCTGTGATAAGCTCGTATTAATGAATCAAGGAAAGATATTGGCAACGGGTACACCAGATGAAGTGAAAAAACAATATCACACAGATACGATTGAAGGCGTATTTCTGAATATGGAGGGATAA
- a CDS encoding ABC transporter permease, with the protein MNSLHIAGRIFKQTIRDVRTLALLLIAPILLLSLLYYIFTVADNTNGVTVGVHDVPDSLMTELHDKDIHVKHYKNDNDISDKIKDDKLTGFLHSDGQKVSVTYANDNPTQAGELTGANQKWLMSHNMNAMKDNTNKLHQALTKIQQKMPGDGGDTPHQDMAKPYKLTTHYLYGSSDSTYFDMINPILIGFFVFFFTFLISGIGLLKERTSGTLERLLASPIKRSEIIFGYVFGYGSFSVIQTIVVVLYAIYILHIDLVGSIWFVLLTAILTALVAVTFGILLSTFASSEFQMIQFIPLVIVPQVLFAGIIPIESMNKGLQYFSHIMPLFYTGQTMQNIMIKGYGFNDIYIYLIVLFAFFIFLLILNIIGMKRYRKV; encoded by the coding sequence ATGAATTCGTTGCACATAGCAGGACGTATTTTCAAACAGACGATTCGAGATGTAAGAACATTGGCACTGTTACTTATTGCACCTATATTACTATTGTCGCTACTATATTACATTTTTACAGTTGCCGATAATACGAATGGCGTAACAGTTGGGGTTCACGATGTACCAGATTCATTAATGACTGAATTACATGATAAAGATATTCACGTTAAACATTATAAAAATGACAATGATATAAGTGATAAAATTAAAGACGACAAATTAACAGGATTTTTGCACAGTGATGGTCAAAAAGTATCAGTGACTTATGCTAACGATAATCCTACACAAGCAGGAGAACTAACAGGTGCAAATCAAAAATGGTTAATGAGTCATAACATGAATGCCATGAAAGATAATACTAATAAATTGCATCAAGCGTTAACTAAAATACAACAAAAAATGCCCGGGGATGGGGGAGACACGCCTCATCAAGATATGGCTAAACCATATAAACTAACAACGCACTATTTATATGGTTCATCAGATTCTACGTATTTTGATATGATAAATCCTATTTTAATTGGATTTTTTGTCTTTTTCTTTACGTTTTTAATTTCTGGCATTGGCTTATTAAAAGAGCGTACTTCTGGCACATTAGAACGTTTACTTGCCTCTCCAATAAAAAGAAGTGAAATTATTTTTGGTTATGTTTTCGGTTATGGTAGTTTTAGCGTTATCCAAACAATAGTTGTCGTATTATATGCAATTTATATTCTGCATATAGACTTAGTAGGTTCGATATGGTTCGTACTATTAACGGCAATATTAACAGCGCTTGTCGCTGTGACATTCGGTATATTATTATCTACCTTTGCTTCCTCAGAATTCCAAATGATTCAATTTATACCATTAGTCATAGTGCCACAAGTACTATTTGCAGGCATTATACCAATTGAATCAATGAATAAAGGATTACAATACTTTTCACATATCATGCCGTTATTCTATACCGGCCAAACGATGCAAAATATTATGATCAAGGGTTATGGATTCAACGATATTTACATTTATTTAATTGTGTTATTCGCATTTTTCATTTTCTTATTGATTTTAAATATTATAGGCATGAAAAGATATAGAAAAGTTTAG
- a CDS encoding TetR/AcrR family transcriptional regulator, with translation MNQDIKSLVETIVPQLEYLSDKQRRVIESAIALFSEQGFDKTSTKEIAQRANVAEGTVFKQFKSKRMLLYAGLIPILRDHIAPVAVKQFTDELNEVTHFDAFINLFVENRSKFIYDNRRILKVILNEAITNEDFQNILVNIFTHKLTSKLKDKIEWFIDNGDMRNVKPEFFIRTVVAQILNLNIPIIVNNDYTKGENYQQFALFVKEGLYRMFKRE, from the coding sequence ATGAACCAAGATATTAAGTCATTAGTTGAAACCATTGTGCCTCAACTTGAATATTTAAGCGATAAACAAAGACGTGTCATAGAAAGTGCTATTGCATTATTCAGTGAACAAGGATTTGATAAAACGAGTACTAAAGAAATTGCGCAGCGTGCAAATGTCGCAGAAGGAACGGTATTTAAGCAGTTTAAAAGTAAAAGAATGTTATTATACGCAGGATTAATTCCAATTTTAAGAGATCATATCGCACCTGTAGCTGTTAAACAATTTACAGATGAATTAAACGAAGTAACCCATTTTGATGCATTTATAAATTTATTTGTAGAAAATAGATCTAAATTTATTTATGACAATAGACGTATTCTTAAAGTCATCTTAAATGAAGCTATTACTAATGAAGATTTTCAAAATATATTAGTTAATATTTTCACCCATAAATTAACGAGTAAATTAAAAGATAAAATTGAATGGTTTATCGATAATGGTGACATGCGCAATGTTAAACCTGAGTTTTTTATACGTACGGTCGTCGCACAAATTTTAAATTTAAATATCCCAATAATAGTTAATAATGACTATACTAAGGGTGAAAACTATCAGCAGTTTGCGTTATTCGTAAAAGAGGGCTTATATAGGATGTTTAAGCGAGAATAG